TACCGGTGACGTGATGACCGGTTCCCAAACGGTGATTGAGCAACTGCGCCAGGCTAAGGATGATCCCAACATCAAAGGGGTGGTGCTGCGGATCAACAGCCCCGGCGGTACCCCGGCCGGTTCACTGGAGATTGGCAATGAAATTAAAAGACTGCGGCAATCCGGCAAAAAGGTGGTGGCCTACATGGCTGAAACCGCTGCCTCTGGGGCCTACTGGATATCCTGCGAAACCGACCGCATAGTGGCTAACCCCACCACCATGACTGGCAGCATTGGGGTAATTATGCAAACGGTGGATTTGCAAGGACTCTATGATAAAGTGGGGGTAGAACAAAAGGTGTTTAAAAGTGGCCCCCATAAGGATATGGGCTCTGAGGCCAGAGATATTACCCCCGAAGAAGCCGCCATTTTTCAAGGCCTAATAGATGATAGCTATGAGCAGTTTTTAGAGGTGGTGGCCAACGGCCGCAACATGGAGATGGAAAAGGTAAGGGCTCTGGCTGATGGTAGAGTGTACTCCGGGCGCCAGGCGCTAAAGGTGGGTTTGGTGGATCAGGTGGGGGATTTGCA
This is a stretch of genomic DNA from Peptococcaceae bacterium 1198_IL3148. It encodes these proteins:
- the sppA gene encoding signal peptide peptidase SppA: MSKRKIVTIAILGVVVISLIAAALGQNNGAKTTGAAEDSIALIDISGMIVSGTSGGSFTGDVMTGSQTVIEQLRQAKDDPNIKGVVLRINSPGGTPAGSLEIGNEIKRLRQSGKKVVAYMAETAASGAYWISCETDRIVANPTTMTGSIGVIMQTVDLQGLYDKVGVEQKVFKSGPHKDMGSEARDITPEEAAIFQGLIDDSYEQFLEVVANGRNMEMEKVRALADGRVYSGRQALKVGLVDQVGDLQQAIETTAKMVGIKGEPQVVNFGPKNFWDQLLGVKLMGLQYGPQLLPAVVAEQLAMPKL